GGGGCTCAAGCATGGGATAGAACACCGGACATGCACTGGAGGGTGACCAACGAAACGCGGCAGCGGCTGCTCGCGGACCGCGCGGAACGCGCCGAGTCCTTCGTCCAGCGCTTCCAGGGGCTCATGGGCCGCGCCTCGCTGCCCATGGGGGGCGGGATGCACATCGAGCCCTGCAACTCCATCCACACCTTCTTCATGCGCATCCCCATCGACGTCGCCTTCCTGGACGCGGAAGGGCGCATCGTCAAGCAACTGTCCGCCATGCCTCCCTGGCGCACCTCGTCCATCTACTTCAAGGCCCGCTCCGTCCTGGAACTGCCCGCGGGCGTCCTTTCGGCCAGCGGCACCCAGGAGGGCGACCGCCTGGTCTTCACCCCGGGGGAAGCCCCGGGGGCCTGACAGGGCCAGGGGGCTGGGGCCTCCCCGCCCACCCGCACCCGGAGGGGGGACCGCTGCGACAGGCGAGAGGTTTTTGACCCCTTTTGGAACGCTTTGTTAACGTCGCGCCGCGATTTTCACGCCTCTCCCCGGAAGAGTCCCTTCGCATGCGCATCGAGGTCGCCGGCAGCACCCACGTCGGGATGAAGCGGAACCACAACGAGGACAACTACCTCGTGCTCACCGAGGAGAACCTCGTGGTCGTGGCGGACGGCATGGGCGGTCACTCGTCCGGTGAGATCGCCAGCCGCATCGCGGTGGACGAGCTGGGTGAGTTCTTCCGCATGACGTCCAAGGACCAGGACGCCACCTGGCCCTTCAAGATGGACAAGCAGCGCAACTACGATGAGAACCGGCTGTCCACCGGCATCAAGCTGGCCAACGCGCGCATCTTCGAGCGCGCCACGACGGACTCCAAGTACAAGGGCATGGGCACCACCATCGTGTCCGTGCACTTCGCGGAGAGCGCGGCCTACGTGGGCCACGTGGGCGACAGCCGCGTGTACTTCTTCCGCGGCGGCATGCTCCAGCAGGTGACGGAGGACCACTCGCTGCTCAACGACTACCTCAAGGCGAAGAAGCTCACGCCGGAGGAGATTGAAAACTTCCCCCACAAGAACGTGATTGTCCGCGCGCTGGGGATGAAGGAGCAGGTGCAGGTGGACGTCACCCGCGTGGATCCGCTGGAGAACGACGTCTTCCTGCTGTGCTCGGACGGCCTGAGCGGCATGATCACCGACGCGCAGATGCAGGACATCCTGTCGCGCACGCCGGAGCTGGAGAAGGCCTGCGGCCAGCTCATCGACCTGGCCAACGCGGCGGGCGGCAACGACAACGTCACCTGCGTGCTGGCGCGCTGGCACAACGCCTGACGCCCCGCTGACCGCTGGACGCGAGAAGGCCCGTGCTCCCGAAAGAGGGAGGACGGGCCTTCGTCGTTCCAAGCGGGGTCAGCGGCCGGAGAGCGGCGCGGGCACCCGGTGCGGGCCCCACGCGAGCACCTCGGTGAGCGCTTCACCGGGTGACACCTGCGTCTCCTCGAACACGGCGCAGCGCTCCAGCCGCGCGCCCTGCCCCACCCGCGCGCCCGGGCCCACCGACACGCCCGAGCCCACGGTGGCGCCTTCCTCCACGACAGCGCCCGCGCCCACGTACACGGGCCCGCGCACCGTGCCCGCGACGCGGGCCTCCGGATGCACCCATGCTCCGGCCGCGCCGTCCTTCAGCCCCGCGAGCGGCGAGTCCTTCCCCAGCGCCTGGAGCGGCACGCGCCCTTCGAGCACGTCCCGCACCGTGGCCAGGTAGCGCGACGGCATGCCCAGGTCGGACCAGTACGCGTCCACCGCGTGCCCGCGCACCTGGAGCCCCGCCTGCATCACCCGCACGTAGACCTCGCGGTTGATGTCCTCGGGGCCCTCCGCGGTCATGAAGTCGAACACGCTGGGGGACATCACGTGCACGCCGGTGAAGTGCCACGGCGTGAGGCCCTCACCGCCCGGCCCGTACCCCGCGATGCGGCGCACCTGCCCGCCCGCGTCCGCCTCCACCGCCGCGTACTTCTCCCCTTCCGGCATGGGCAGGAGCACCATCGTCGCCACCGCGCCGGAGGCCCGGTGCGCCGCGACCACGGGCCGCAGGTCCACCGGGAAGAGGATGTCCCCGTTGAACACGAGGAAGTCCTCGCCGGAGAGGAAGTCGCGCAGGCCGCGGATGCCGCCGCCCGTGCCCTGGATGACGGGCTCGTGCACGACGTGCAGGGGCAGCCCCGCGCGCTCGCACTCCGCGCGGGCCACCGCCGCCATCGTGTCCGGCAGGTGGTGCGTGTTGATGCCCACCGCCGTCACGCCCGCGGCCTTCAGCACCGCCAGGTGATACCGGAGCAGCGGCTGGCCGAGGAACGGCATGGCCGGCTTGGGCCAGCGCTCGGTGAGCGGGCGCAGGCGCGTGCCCAGGCCCGCGCAGAGGACCATCGCCTTCATGGCTTCAGGCCGCCAGCTCGGGCACGTACTTCGCCACCAGCTTCTGCAGCGGCGCCAGCTCCGGCCGGCGCGCGAACGCGGCCTTCACGTAGCGCAGCGACGCGGGGATGGACACGAGGAAGCCCGGGTTGCCCTTCACGCGGTTGATGAACTCGAAGCGGCCCGCGTCCTTCAGCTTGCGCTGGATGGTGAGCAGGTCGAAGAACGCCTTGAACTCCTTGGCGTCGATCTTCTCCCCGCTCTCCTGCTCGAACGTGGCGATGTAGCGGTCCAGCATCGTGTCCACGAAGTCGCGGTCCAGCTCCACGTAGCTGTCCCGCAGCAGCGCCACCAGGTCGTACTGCCGAGGGCCCTGGAGCGCGTCCTGGAAGTCGATGACGACCAGCTCGCCCTCCTTCACCATGATGTTGCGGCTCTGGTAGTCGCGGTGCGTGAAGCCGCGCGGCGCGGCCGCGAGCTGCTTCGCGATGTCCCGGAACGTGGCGTCCAGCTGGGCGCGCTCCGCGTCGGTGGGCAGCTTGCCGCTCCAGGCCTCCAGGCCCCACTCGCGGAAGTGGTGCAGCTCCCAGTCGTACAGGTCCTCGTCGAAGGCGCGCGTGAAGGCCAGGCACTCCGGGTCGCGCTGCTTCTCCGCCTGCACGCGCAGCTTCGCCAAGAGGTCCACCGCGCGCGTGTAGAGCGCCTGGTTGTGGCGGCCGCCCTCCAGCGCGGACTCGAAGGTGATGTCGCTCAGGTCCTCCAGCACCATGATGCCGGCGGGCTCGTCGTAGCGGAGGATGCGCGGCACCCGCACGCCCAGCTTCTCCAGGTAGCGGTGGACGTTGATGAAGGGCAGCTCCTTGGGGGGCTCGCCCTTGGTGGCCTCTTCGCTCTTCTTCGTCGCGTCCGGCGGCATCACCATCAGCACCCAGCTGTCCGGGGCGGTGCCGACGCGGTAGTAGGAGCGGTTGCTCGCGTCGCCCTTCAGCTTCTTGATGGGGGCATCGGGGACGGGACGGCCAATGGCCTGTCCCACCTGGTCGCGAAGGGCGGCCTCAAGTTCCATGGGGGGCGGGTGCTCCGGAGGGGGAAGGAACGACGCCCGCGAGTATCGGAGGCACGGCGCGGCGGGTCAAAGCCCGCGTGGGCCCCACACCCGACGGACGCCTGCCCTGTCGCCTACGCGACGAGGCGCCCCAGGGCCCCACGGCTCCGAAGCCAGGGGGACGTGCCCTGGCGGGGGCAAGAGGAAACGCCCACCCGTTCGCGGCATCCTGCGTCAGGAAGGGCCGCGCCTCCGGGCATGTTCCCCCTGACGGGGCGGAGCACATATAAGGCCCCGACCCTCACTTTTTTCGGGAAGCCACGCACGATGGACATCCAACAGAACATCCTCACCGCCATTGGCCACACGCCGCTGGTGAAGCTCAACAAGCTCGTCGGTCCGAACGACGCCACCGTGCTCGTGAAGTGCGAGTTCATGAACCCCGGCGCGTCCATCAAGGACCGCATGGCGCTCTACATCATCGAGAAGGCCGAGCGGGAGGGGCGGCTCAAGCCCGGCGGCACCATCGTGGAGAACACGTCCGGCAACACCGGCATGGGCGTGGCGCTGGCCGCCGCAGTGAAGGGCTACAAGTGCATCTTCACCATGCCGGACAAGATGTCCCTGGAGAAGATCAACCGCCTGAAGGCCATGGGCGCCCAGGTCGTCGTCACGCCGACGAACGTTCCGGCGGAGGACCCGCGCAGCTACTACGAGACGTCGAAGCGGCTGGCCAAGGAGACGCCCGGCGCGTTCATGCTGAACCAGTACCACAACCCGGACAACATCGAGGCGCACTACCACACGACGGGTCCGGAGATCTTCCAGCAGACCGAGGGCAAGTTCGACTACTTCGTGTCCGGCCTGGGCACCGGCGGCACCATGAGCGGCGCCGGCAAGTACCTCAAGGAGAAGATCCCCGGCCTGAAGAACATCGGCGTGGATCCGGAGGGCTCCGTCTACGAGGGCTACTTCAAGACGGGCAAGCTCACCGAGCCGCACGTCTACAAGGTCGAGGGCATCGGCGAGGACATGCTCTGCGGCGCCATGGACTTCAAGGTCGTGGACGACGTGCGCCAGGTGGATGACCGCATGTGCTTCAACGCCGCGCGCCGCCTCGCTCGCGAGGAGGGCATCTTCGCGGGCGGCTCGTCCGGCGCGGCGGTGCACGTGGCGGTGCAGCTGGCGAAGGAGGTCGGCAAGGGGAAGACCATCGTGGTCGTCCTGCCGGACTCCGGCAGCAGCTACATCAGCAAGTTCCACTCCGACGAGTGGATGCGCGACAACGGCTTCATGCAGGAGAAGGGCGCCGGCACCGTGCGCGACATCATCGGCGCCAAGCCCCGCGACCTGAAGACGGCCAAGCGCGGTGACCGCGTGGACCGCGTGGTGGAGACGATGCGCAGCCACGGCATCAGCCAGATGCCGGTGGTGTCCGACGACGGGCGCGCCGTGGGCATGGTCCACGAGTACGACCTGCTCAACGCCCTGGTGGCCAACAAGGTGAAGTTCCAGGACGCCATCG
This genomic stretch from Corallococcus caeni harbors:
- a CDS encoding Stp1/IreP family PP2C-type Ser/Thr phosphatase encodes the protein MRIEVAGSTHVGMKRNHNEDNYLVLTEENLVVVADGMGGHSSGEIASRIAVDELGEFFRMTSKDQDATWPFKMDKQRNYDENRLSTGIKLANARIFERATTDSKYKGMGTTIVSVHFAESAAYVGHVGDSRVYFFRGGMLQQVTEDHSLLNDYLKAKKLTPEEIENFPHKNVIVRALGMKEQVQVDVTRVDPLENDVFLLCSDGLSGMITDAQMQDILSRTPELEKACGQLIDLANAAGGNDNVTCVLARWHNA
- a CDS encoding aminoglycoside phosphotransferase family protein encodes the protein MELEAALRDQVGQAIGRPVPDAPIKKLKGDASNRSYYRVGTAPDSWVLMVMPPDATKKSEEATKGEPPKELPFINVHRYLEKLGVRVPRILRYDEPAGIMVLEDLSDITFESALEGGRHNQALYTRAVDLLAKLRVQAEKQRDPECLAFTRAFDEDLYDWELHHFREWGLEAWSGKLPTDAERAQLDATFRDIAKQLAAAPRGFTHRDYQSRNIMVKEGELVVIDFQDALQGPRQYDLVALLRDSYVELDRDFVDTMLDRYIATFEQESGEKIDAKEFKAFFDLLTIQRKLKDAGRFEFINRVKGNPGFLVSIPASLRYVKAAFARRPELAPLQKLVAKYVPELAA
- a CDS encoding pyridoxal-phosphate dependent enzyme, whose product is MDIQQNILTAIGHTPLVKLNKLVGPNDATVLVKCEFMNPGASIKDRMALYIIEKAEREGRLKPGGTIVENTSGNTGMGVALAAAVKGYKCIFTMPDKMSLEKINRLKAMGAQVVVTPTNVPAEDPRSYYETSKRLAKETPGAFMLNQYHNPDNIEAHYHTTGPEIFQQTEGKFDYFVSGLGTGGTMSGAGKYLKEKIPGLKNIGVDPEGSVYEGYFKTGKLTEPHVYKVEGIGEDMLCGAMDFKVVDDVRQVDDRMCFNAARRLAREEGIFAGGSSGAAVHVAVQLAKEVGKGKTIVVVLPDSGSSYISKFHSDEWMRDNGFMQEKGAGTVRDIIGAKPRDLKTAKRGDRVDRVVETMRSHGISQMPVVSDDGRAVGMVHEYDLLNALVANKVKFQDAIDPIVAPLQGAVSADASIDRLREIFARDNVAVVKEGETVIAIVTKIDLIDHLHRTAA
- a CDS encoding nucleotidyltransferase family protein, whose translation is MKAMVLCAGLGTRLRPLTERWPKPAMPFLGQPLLRYHLAVLKAAGVTAVGINTHHLPDTMAAVARAECERAGLPLHVVHEPVIQGTGGGIRGLRDFLSGEDFLVFNGDILFPVDLRPVVAAHRASGAVATMVLLPMPEGEKYAAVEADAGGQVRRIAGYGPGGEGLTPWHFTGVHVMSPSVFDFMTAEGPEDINREVYVRVMQAGLQVRGHAVDAYWSDLGMPSRYLATVRDVLEGRVPLQALGKDSPLAGLKDGAAGAWVHPEARVAGTVRGPVYVGAGAVVEEGATVGSGVSVGPGARVGQGARLERCAVFEETQVSPGEALTEVLAWGPHRVPAPLSGR
- a CDS encoding DUF192 domain-containing protein, whose protein sequence is MHWRVTNETRQRLLADRAERAESFVQRFQGLMGRASLPMGGGMHIEPCNSIHTFFMRIPIDVAFLDAEGRIVKQLSAMPPWRTSSIYFKARSVLELPAGVLSASGTQEGDRLVFTPGEAPGA